The nucleotide window GCGTCGGTGACGTCATCTGGTGATTCTGCATCGTATCTCTCTTGGTACAGCTGGATTTGCTCGAACAGCGTCTGGATGTGCTCCTCAAGTTCGGCAAGTGAGTGCTCGCGAGCGAGCGTTTTGACGGTATCCCAGTCAAAGTATGCGTCATTGCGTTCGTAGGTGGGTGGAGTGTCACGGTGTTCGATGACGACGCCAAGACTGACGAACGACTTGAGGTATTCACGGACGGTCTGGGGCTCGCAGTCGGTGCGAACTGCGATCTCAGATACCGTGCTCGGTGACTGCATCCGGGCTATTGTCTCATATAGGCGTGCTTCTATGGAATCCTCTGTAAACGGATTCTCGATTAGTGGCGACTTGCAACTCGAACCGGACCCCATTATTTCTGTCATGTTCCAGATAACCCATAAGTCTTCTCAGATAGCGAAGGCCCCCATAACTTGTATTATCTCCGTCAAACCACCTTGGAAAAGGCTTTCCGGCTATTCTCAAGAGAAGCAGTACGATAGAGCGAACCGTCAACTGCCTTGCTCTAAGTCACTCAACTCGAGTTTTCCTTCGAGATACGCTTGCCCCTTTGAACTCACCTGATAGTACCCCGCATCATCGACCTTCTCAATTAAGCCGTATTTCTCGAGTTCACGAAGCCGTTGCCGAACTGTCGAGTATCCGATCTCGTGGCCGTGTCGGTTCAGATTCCGATAGAGTGGCTTTGCTGGGAGTTCGAGGTCGTGTTCCTCGAGGAACTCGAGGATGAGACCGTCTTTTAGTGACATCCACTCTGGTCGGGGACGCATTCGACGGTGGTGTCCCACTGATGAGCATTAACTTGGTTTGGTTTTCCGATATCATAGCCCATTTCGAGTCTAATAATAGCACAAATCCGCTAGTCTATAAGTATATTGAACTTGTTAGTGAACTATACGGAAGCAGTAGTATGGACACGACGCTCACGAGTTCATAAGTAGCGGACCGGTGTTAGCCCCACCAGTCCGCGAGAAGCTCCCGTAACCTGCCTACGGAAGCCATGTCAAACGATAATTCGCGGGGTAATGAAAGCCCCGACCGACAGGATGCATCGACACGGGACACTCGGACCCGCACCGATGGCGGCACCCTCCCACTCAAAACACATCTCGAGGCCATCGACCACCTCACCCGAGTGCTCCTCGCGGACGTCCACAACGCTCGGAGTATTGATCCTGACCCGGACACACGTCGGGAAGTCGTTCGCCGACTCCGGGAGATCAGGGCGGAGACGAGCCAGGTTGGATTGCTTTTGATCGGCCCCGAGGCGGCGATCCCGTACCGACCATCAGACGATCCAGATGCCGAGATCCCGATTGCAGACTATTGTGGCTCGATCGTGACGACGTACTCCGGTCCAGATCCGGAGTCACTCGAGCGCGAACGGAAACGCGCCGGTGAGGATAATGCGGACCAGTCCAAGAGCGACACCGACACCGACTGCAAACACGACGACCACGAGCGAGGTGAGTACGATGACTGATGACCTTGATGGTGCTGACGGGGCCGTGGTCGTCATGGACGGATACGAGCTCGCAATCTTGATGAGGAACTCGATGCGCTGGCGTCGCCAGTGGTCGTGGATGGTCGATGGATCGTCAATCAACGGGATGTAATTCCGAGCGTTATAGATAGTACTGCAATAGCATAATTCTTAATTGATGTTTCACTACTCTGAACGCTTGCTAAGATGCTTTTGTGCCTCGGCAAACATTCCTGGCCACGGATCTGGTGCGGACGCGAATACCTCAATTTGCTCTCGGTATTTTGAGACCCACTCAGCAGCCTCTCCACGCAATCGCAACTGTTCAAGCGAGTCGATATCACACTCTCTCAATTGCTCTTTCGGTGCCAGCTTCTCCAACGTTCGATGGCAACCTCCACAGACGGATAAGAGATTCTGTGGATCGTGAGGATCCTCTGCCTCTTTTTCAGGAACGATATGATGGACGTGTAATGCGCGTCCATCTTTTGAACTTCTTTCCCGTCCACAACGGACACATTCCCCGTCTCGAGAACGAACAGCCATAGCAACCCAATGAAACTCCCGTCCGCGTGACGCCCCATCTATGTAGTTCGGATGCCGGTCGCCGATTTTTAAGTATGTGGTCCAGGCCACACCACATGACCGGGTGCAGTAGTGATTTTGGTCCGTCTTCCACTCACGTACTTCTATCGGTGAACCACACCAGTTACACCGAACCGTTTCTATTGTTTCTTCGTCGTGTGTGGCCGCCATGTGTATTCGGAGTCCTTTTTCGCCACTGAACTCATTTCCACAGTGCGGGCACGTCTTACAATCGGTAGTTGTGTTACTCTGATTGTGTGCTGTCATTTTCGATGACTCGTCCGTCCGTATCAGCCTCGATTAACTCTATGAGCCGCTGTTCGAGGCTTTTAGTCCGGGGAACCGTTTCCTTCCACTTGTTCCACTTCTCATCGTCGATCTGAAATTGGTATTTTACCATAATTCCGCTTCAACAGGTTGCGTCATTAGTGTTTCTTACTTCGTATCTGTATTCCTTATACTTTGTTATACTAAGTAAGACTTAGTAAGCTATAATAGGCTGGCAAGCGCTATAAGAACTAGAGGCACAGAATGGCCGCAGAAAACTCTGTGGCCCGGTGTTCCAGCACCGGACCTGTGCCTTGATGAGAAGGCAATGTCAGCTACGACTACTACACAGGAAACGATTTCGGATGCACAGCAAGCAAACATCGTTCTCGAGCGATCAGGAAGCTACTACGGCTACCTGGGACGAGACGGCGAAGGCTACTACCATCACGTCGATAAGGCCACGAACACCGTCTACGTAACAGAGAGCCGCGCTGAGCGATTCCTACCCAGCGACGCGGGACTGTACTGGTTTCGCATCCGTGGCCCCATCAAACACAAAGAACACCTCGAGCAGTACGACGATCGCGACATTACCCACTGGATCGCGTACGTCGATTCAGTCCGAGGCTGGATGGACCGCCCGCTCGACCTCCTGACAATTCTCGGTGAGACACTCTCGGAGGTGGATCTCCGATGACCGACCACGACCGCATCACGATCACCGTCGAACTCGAGCAGCCCATCACACCCGGTGACCTCGAGCGTGCCTACTGTGACCTTCTCGAGCAGGTGGAGCGATGACGGACGAAGTCTCCCTCCAGTGGACACCCAGACACGGCCCACCACGAAAACTCGTCTTTGAACCTCAACCCAACAAGGAGTACCCGTGGGCTCGCATCGAACTCGAACACTGCGACTCACAGTGGCGCGAAGTCGGCATCGAGTATCTCACGGAACTCACGGTCACAACGAACGACAACCCAGAAACCGACCGACACCACTCCCAACTAACTGGAGGTGAGGTCGATGAGTGACCACGGAGACGTCAAGATACTCATCCACGCAATCGATCAACTCCGAGAACAAAACGAACGACTCACCGAGCGTGTCGACGACCTGGAACACGACCTCGAACGAACTGAAGACCGAGTCGAGGAACTCGAGACCGAGAACAAACAACTTCGCGACCGACTCGAGGATTGCGAGCACGAAACTACCCGCATTGACGCGCTCACGGATGCCGCCCGCAAGCGATCGGGCGTGAACAAACAGCGGATCGAAGAACTCCAAGCCCGCGAACTCGAGAAAGGGGCCCACCTCCTTGCAGAGACGGTCGACCATTGTGAGATCGATGTCGACGGCGATCGGCTCGAGCAGCTCACGAAAGATGACGGCCGAACCTACTACCGAGTTCCAGAATCAGCGGATCCCCTCGAACGTGGCGGATCCATCACACTCGCCCATGGTGACTTGCTCCCGATTCAGCAACTGGCCCGCATGGACGAAGAGATGCTTCGCTCGACATCGAACTCGCTGCCAACGCGACTCGCCGCCAAACTATGGAAAGCGCGTACTGACTCGAGCGTCGGTGACAGCCCGTGGGAGCGTGGCTGCAAGGATGTCGCAGCGTACGTCAAAGCGAGTGATCTGAAACACTGGATCCGCCGACAGGAACCCGGTACGAGCGACACCTACGCGAAGAAACTCATCTCGCGGACGATCGATGCCATGCTCGAGCTGTCGAAGAACCGCGTCGCGATCCGCAAACAAACCGAACGAAAGAACGGCCTCGAGTACACCGAACGCAGACTGATCCTCCCCGAGGACGCCGAGATCCCTGGTGAGACGGTGAGTCAAACAGCAGAGCCTCCGGAGACAGCTGGCGTCCGCGGATAGCCGTAGACACCGACCAAAATATCCCTCGAGAGAGCACCCCCATCTCAGGACGACACCCCTCAATGCGACGAACGCGGTTAGCTAGTGGGTTCGGTAGTCGTGGGTATCCCTCCTCGAGCAGTCTCGGCAGTCAACACAGTAGACGCCCTCGAGTGGCTGTCCGAAGACGACGGCTGTCCACGGGAATCAGTTTTTCGTCGTAGAAACTAGTCACGATGACTGCATTGGATGCTGTCCGATCAAGTGAGATACTCGTCCAGAGATGATAGTGCTCGAAAGAATACCTCGTTCAGGCAAGCAGTCGGGTGGGGGAAGTTCAGTCACTGACAATGATATGCTCCTTGATCACTTGGATGCAGTTGATGGGAACAAGAAGTCGGTTGTCGTCGGTCGTTTCGAAGCCTGTTGACTGACTCGAGAAGTGCCCTTGGGGGTCAACGACGAGATGGTTGAGCGTGCCCGATTTGACGTGCATCGTGATGTTGTGTACAATCCCGACCTCGGTGCCGTCGATGCCTACGACGGATTTGTTTTGAAGATCGCTTACGAGCAGATCATCCATACCTGACTGTACACAGTTATATCCAGTAAACTATATCGACCATTAAATGAAATTGCAATCATACAATTGTCTGTCGTACTGAACTTACTATCCCGAAGACTTCGGCGTGCTTGATCGCTCCGTGGTCGTCTATCTCTTGAAGCTGACAGTCGAAAATACGGGTTGCTCCGGTCTCTGCTTTCGTTCATGAGCCAGCTGATCACGAGAATCGAGATCGAGATGATGAACGCATACGTGACCTCCGTACCTTGGGCCGCGTAAATCGCATCCGTGACCGACCGCGCCGATCGAGAACGACGCCAGCACGAACAGCGGTGCCAGCACACTATCTGTGAGGTTGATACCGTTTTCTTGACGAACCGAGTCAGGGACGTACTTCTGTGGGTGGCTTAATGCCATACGACCAGCCGGTTTCCCCGCCGCGACGAAAAAGTCAGGAAAAATAGTTTCACCAATGTTTAGATCGAGGCGGGTTGTCCACTTTGTATGACACTAAACAAGCTTCGAAAATTGGATCAGAATTCTACCGGCGTAACGCTGCCGAAAGACGATCTCCGTGTTGAGGGATTTCTCACCAGAGATGGTAATTTTGACGCTGAACATCATATACACATCCGTCACGTTGGTGAAGGGAAATAGACACTTATGTTAATTGAGGAAATTAAGGTGTAAGTGACAAGACTCTCTTCTGGACGCATAAAGTGGTCATTTTCCACTCACAAAATAACTTATTCGCCACATCCAATGCAAACTAGTCCTGCACTGAAACAATAAATAAAATTTGCCGAAATATTTCTGTTAGCTATTATCAGGTATCTCGTTAGTATGGTCTACAACGGTTGTGTCGGTCGGGGTATGGATGATTTGGACCGTCATTTCCCCATGCTCGACGCCGTCGAGATTGCCCGAGCCATCTCCCTGAACAACGTCACTACTGTCAGCGTTACTAGCTCCAACTCCGACTGTAACAGTCGTGCCGCCTCCAAACTCTTCACTGTTTATGTCATTTGCCGACTGTCCGTCAACTTCCACCCAAACAGTATCACTACTGGATAGATGGCTGTTATCACTGACGTCTGCCCAATCGCTATCAGTGTCGAACGATGCTAATTGTTCTCCATCTTCTCCCCGCAAGACAACTCGCATGTCTTCAGCAGAGAAACTATCTCCTGTTTGGTGAGAAACGTGAAATAAGGATTCCTCACTAGTATCTGTCGCATCCCAATCTGAATTCGTAGTCGTCTCCCCGCTCAACGTAGGAGTAGTATCTCCCATACTGTCACCTAGATCCAGCACGAACGCCGCAATCACAGCTGCAAGAATAACTGTTATTGCAACCATGAGAATGACACCAATAACGGGCGATACAGCCCGCTCGTCGTCGCTGCCGATCAGCTTACTTCGATATTTTGTAAGGTCCATAGTTTGAATTTGTATTTTCACGCACCCGCAAACGGTGAGAAGGCTTATTTCGAGTGCCACAGTAGCACTCGGTGACGCTCGAGGGGGATTGGATATCGCACCTCGGCGTTGCCTTCTCGGTGTTTCGGGGCTATTTCCACCCAGTGAAGACCGTATACATATAATTATCCCATAGTCCAACATATTGGTGAAAACGAGTTTCCGGGACGTTTTCACATATGATAATTAGGCGAGGGTAGAGCGGCTACAGCACCGTCTTGAAGCAGCGCTGTCTTGCGATTTTCCGTTCCTTACAATATCTCAACAACTATTTGCGTTATCAAATCTGACACCCACTGTGAATTGGGAGAAACAATACTCGACGAGCGCGACCTCGCGCGCACCTACGATAGCGGGGCATACAGCGAACCGTGGGCGGCCGTCCTCGACTGCCAGGGGTGCTACGCTATGCGAGCCAACATCCAGACAAGGGCTCGTACGCGATCTCAAATGGGATCTCCCGCGTGGGCGCGTGCGTGAATGAGTCAAGGGCGGGAAGCCGGATGCCGCCCGCGGTATCGAGATCGCCCGCGAGTACAGCTGGCTAGATGCGACACCACTGGACTCGGTGTTTCAGTCACTGAACACGCTCATCGCGAACGTGTTTTCGGGTGGCTCGATCGCCACCAAGACGTTCACTCCCTCCTTCGCGTTGAACCATCGCGATCACCGCTCGCACGTGATCGACGCACTCGAGGGGTTCGGCGTGGAGTACGTCTACCACGAGGATGATGACTCGAGGGCGACGGAGGTACGGCCGACGACCGCCGCTTCCGTCTTGGGCTGAACTTGCTGTCCTCAGTGCGCCAGTCGGGCCGAAGGCGCAACTCGAGGATCTGACGTTGCTGTGGTACCTCGATGAGGCCCCGTTCGAAGTTCGTGAACTGTTCGTCCTGGCGTATCTCGCAAATTGGGCGACCCACCAGCGAACGAAAGAGACCGTTCAGATTCAGGAGGTGCGCGACAAATCCTATCGCGACGAGCTGGCGGCACTGATCGAAGACGTCGCGAAGGAATCAATCACTTCCGGCAATCGAATGGTGCCGATCTCGGCTGACGCCGCGCGATAGCTTGGGCTCCAGCCGCGGTATCGCACGCCGACCGGAACGACGGAGTGAATTAGGTATCGAAACGGCTCCTTTTCCCTCGTCTCGGTTCGTGACCTCATCTATAGTATCGCAAGAATACAAAATGGAACGACCCGCTGGTTCGTGATTTCTAAACGAAAGGCAGCGCGAGTTCCCCGTCCCACCGTGGGCGGGGGTGAAGCGCGTACACTCCGCTGAACAATCCGTACGTTGAAGTCACTGTGGAGTAATAACCGACAGACGGGAGTCACGTAACCGCCTCGCAAAATACCCGTCAGGGTTGCGCCGGGCTGTGTCGGGTGGTGGTGAAGCCGCCGACCTCCACGGATACGTCACCTACGGCAGCACTAGACGACCGCTAGTGCGGTAGGAGACACGGTGTGTTCGGGTGTTACTGCTCCCACACGAGCCCCATGGTAAGTGCGGAGGGAATTAAATTCGCCTGCCGCCGTCACGCTCCCGTTGGGAGAGGCCAAACGGCGAAGCCCCGCGCCACCGTGCGTGGGGTACTTCACAACCTAGAGATCAGTCACTCACTGCTTCGGCAACTTTCCATCGCTGGCCTGTAGCCGGCGTTCGGCTTCGTCGCGGTCCTCAGGGTAGCCGACGTCGATCCGCCAGCCGTCGAGGCCGATTGCGTCGATCGTCCGCCCACTCTGTATCAACAGGTCGATCGCTTCACTGATTTCGTACTCGCCGCGATTGGAGGGCTGAACGAGATGGCAAGCGTTGAAGATTGCTGGCGTAAACGTGTAGAAACCGGTCATGACGAGATTCGACGGCGGCTCCTCGGGTTTCTCAACGACATCCGTGATCTCGCCGTACTTGTTCGTATCACAGACCCCGTACCGCGACGCCTCGTCCCATGGCACCTCTTCGACGAGGAATGCGGCATCCGCACGCTCTTCTGCCTGACGGCGGACGACGTCCTCGAGGTTCGCCTGGAAGATGTTGTCGCCGAGAATCAACATGAAGTCGTCATCGATGTGTTCCTCGACGGTCAACAGCGCGTGGGCGAGTCCCTTCTGTTCGCGCTGGTGGCAGTACGTGATCGGGACGCCCTCGTACTCATCGCCGTAGTGGTCGATAATTACTTCTTTCAGATAGCCCACGACGAGGACAAACTCATCTGCACCGAGATCGACAAGCTGGTCGAGACAGTGGGTTAGAATAGGTTTCCCATCGACTTCGACCATTCCCTTAGGCTTGTCTTCCGTCAGGGGTCGAAGACGTGTTCCTTCTCCTGCAGCGAGTACAACTGCTTTCATTGGCATACCACTAGAATGATAATCGCAAATTCTTTTTGGTAACCACGTGCTCTGGGATAGTTACCACTTCCATCACAAGATAATCAGTTCCAAACGAGTGACATCAGACAATGCACATCTCGGTTATCGGCAGCGGCTACGTGGGGACGACGATTGCAGCCTGTTTTGTGGACTTCGGGCACGAAGTGACGGCGATCGGCCTTGATGACCGCATCTCGGCGTAGTTCCTCGCAGTGGTGTCGGCCGGGGTGGATCCTGTTTACCGAAGGACATCAACGCGATCACTGCGGCTGCACGCGAGAAGAACTACGACCTAGCCGTCCTCGAGGCAACTGTCGAAGTCAACGACCGCCAAACCCGGACGCATGCTCGAAGCCCATGGTGACCTCAAGGGAGCCCGAATCGCAGTTCTTGGACTCTCATTCAAGCCGCGTACGGACGACATTCGGAACTTACGAGCGATTCTGATAATTGAACTCCTCGAAGAGCAGGATGCTGAGATCGTTGCTTACAATCCAGTTACAATAGAGCCGATGCGAGAGTGGTTGAACGGGTTCACATTATTGAAGCAACGCTGTGTGGTCAACAAAATATCATCTACGTGGATCCCTGATTCTCCTAAATGCAATTTCAACCCTTCAATTCATTATAGATTTTGCGGTCTTTGTTGTCTATCCCTAGTGAAAAGATAATAGCTGTATATACGATAGCCCCGATCACACAACCAAATATGATCAGTACTATTCCTGATAGGCCATTACTAGATAATCCTGTCCGGACTAACATGGATAATGAATAAGCGACAAGACCAGCAGCAATCGGTTTTATAACCTTAGGTGTATAGGGGTTATATCCTTCGAGTAACCAAATTTCTATTAAGCGAAATAGGTTGACAACAGCTAGTGTTAAGGCTGATGCAATCGCAGCACCGATGAATCCATATCTAATAATCAAAATGTAGTTTGCGACCACATTTGAGACACCGAGGAACCAACGATTGAATAGTACCACATATTGATGTCCACTCATCATGAGCATGTATCCGCTTGGACCAACTGCACTACGAGTGACCTGTGCTACTACGAATAATGAAAGCACTAGTGATCCTGCAGTGAATTCTGGTCCAAATAAGGCCAAAACCTCGAATCGATATACATACAATAATACCGCCGGAAGCAAACATATTGTAAAACTCCACCTGGTGACTGTTTGAAAGACATTATTCAACTCCTTGCGCTCACCTTGTGTATGTAGCTTTGATGCGATAGGCGGGAATAGTTGATTAATGCCTGTGAGTGCGAGTCCTGTTGCAGTTGCCAGTCCAATCGAAATAGCGTAGATTCCGACCTCGACGTCCCCTAAAAAGTACCCAACCATTAGTCGATCAACATTTGTGTATAAGAGCGATCCAGCAGCGGTGAGTGTTAATGGAACTGAAAAATTGTAATAAGTGTATATCTCGTTACGATCAGTATTGACATTGATATCAATATTGATCTTTTGAGCCAATAGAACAAGGGAAATCACGGCTGCGAGCAGGCCTGCAAACGCAACCGCTGCACTCGCTCCAATAATTGTTGCGCCCAAAAATAGTGCTATGCCGATCGACAATATGTTCAGGATCGGTACGAGAACATCACGGATAAATATCTGGTACTTTGCGTCTTCAAAAGCTCGAAATGTGTTATATATTGCCTGCGTGAGTACCTGAAATGGGAGTAGAATAGCAAATATTCGTAGAACATCTGCAAACACTGGGTTGTCCAAAGTATACGCGCTAATGTTATCCGCTTGATGAAACAGGATCAGAGATGCCAGGAGACTCCCGACAATTGATGTGCAAAACGCGATTGTCACATATCTTCCTTGAGCCTTTTTGTCATCTTCGAATTCGGGAACAAACCGCATAATAGATTCCGTAACGCCAAGACGGGCAAATACACCCACGACTGACAAGATTGTCATAGCATACGAATACACTCCAAATGATGCTGCACCGACTGTCCGTGTAAGTAACAACTGTAGGAGAAATTGTGTTGCGTTTGATACTCCTTTTCCGAGGAAAAAGATTACTGCTCCATTTGTAACTACTCTGAGGGACGACTTATCGGAACTCACAGATTCCACCCCGAGCTCATCTCATGTATCCTAATGCTTCCAAGTGCTCCTCTACATCAGAATCTGTTTGTTTGCTCCCTATATTCACCCTTGCATCAGTAAGAGTGGAGAAAATCTCATCCACTTCTGTGGGATATGTTCGGGATTCGACGCACGATTCCTGAGCAGTGTTAATGTGGATTGTCGCACCGTCATCCCCGTGTGTTGCTTGTTTTACGATACCTGACTCACATTCTTTATAGACCGCTCTCCAGGGGCCAATATAGTTGGATTTTTCGACGTTGCTTGGTAGTAATCCGTCAGATTCGGGAACACGATAGGTGGATGAAAGCACACTTTCAGATTCTGGAACAAATGACGGTGTTTCCTTGTTAGTAAGAGTTTGACGGATCACGTTTGGAAACTCCACAAGTGATGCGGGTTTCTGTATCTGTTTACCTTCGGTTTGATTGGGATGCTTCACCACAAGCGGCACGTGTGTTTGTACCTCGTGAATTCCCCAACTGTGGTCACAGAGGCGTACCGATGGAGACACTTGGCTGTACTCACCAAATGCTTCTCCGTGGTCACTTGTCACTACAATAAGCGTGTTGTCGTACTGATTCCGCCGTTTTAGCTCATTGATCAGTGACTTGACCGCAGCGTCAACCTGCCTGATACACTCATCGTAGAGATATTCAAGTGTGGCAAGCGCCCACCAGCTACCATCCGATAAGACTTGTTGGGACATTGCCCCCTCAAAGTAATCTAAAAGACTTCGTAGTTTCTTGTCATCATATAGTCTAAATTCCGGTTGTGCAACGTATGGATAGTGGGCATCCATTAGATTGATGCACGCCGCCCACGGGCCGTCTTGTCGGTCGTTCCAATTGAAGAATTCTGACAAATACACTTCCGCCTGTTCAGCTTCTGGATTGTGTGACTGTGAATTGTAATTTCTTAATTTGTAACTTAGACCGTTGGTTAAAGATCGTATGGGTTTTTCATGCCTGATTGCCTCTTTAATAAATTCCTTTGTGGAGACCTCTCCTTCAAAATCCCTCAATGTCAATCCTGTTTCCGGATGTGTCAATCTTTTTGGACCAGCTGTATACTGAAAGTGATCTGCTAGATTTGACGCTTCCGAAACAACAACATTTGGTGTGAATAGTCCCGTTGAATAGTTGTAATCTTCAACTAGTTCTGGCCAGATACTTGCATCATCATCTAGCTTTGCTTCATGTTCAAACAGTTTGTGCTCTTCTACTTCGTAGCCAGAAAAGATGCTGGCATGACTCGCAATACTGTGGATCCCTGGTGCGCGGGCCTGCTCATAGTAAGTTGCCTTCTCTGCAAATGCGTCAATATTGGGTGTCGTCTTAATTGGGTAGTTATGTAGACTCGTGTTTTTTGCCCTAACACTGTCTAGAACGACAAGTAAAACATTTGGCTGGCCCATATTCGTATGGAATAATCAGATCCATTAACGGATATGAATGTACTGATTGTGCCATGTCATATAGCTCTTTCAGTACTTATCCGATCAACTCACGTGGGAGGGACTAAAAGGGGCGACGGACTCGAGATGCGAGACAGGCAAGCACCGTAGTGAAGCGAGGAGCGCAGCGAGTCGCAGCCCTCGAGCGCGGCGGGGCTTTCGAAATGTTGTACTCTTGGGAAGCTTCCAATCAGTTTTCATCACTTTCGAGAGCACTCGCATCGAGATCCCCTTCCAGGTATGCTGTTCCTCGATCAGTGATTACGTAGAATCCTCGCGATGGACGGTCAACTAGGCCATACGAGGAGAGCTTTCGACATCGAACACCGATGTAATTGTTGTTGCGATCGATTTCGTTAGCGATCAACTTGGGAGTGCCAGCACCCTGCGAATCAAGAAACTCGAGAATCTCGTCGTCAGCTCGCGTCATCCAGTCAGCACGCTTTCGCATTGCTGTAACTATGCTCGACAGAGTTCTATGAAAGTGAGCGTATACATCGCTATAACAACTCTTAGGGCATTTTTAAATAACTAATAGCTCTCCAAAGAGAGCTAAAGCATATTTTTTGTTGGTATAGAAATTAATAGTCGACAACGGGATCACGGATATCGCCTTGTCCGTAAAACGTGTGGGCTGGTGGTGACGCACCGACCCACGCTAGCTCCCGTAACCACACTACGGAAGCCATGCCAAACGACGACTCACGGGATAGTAAAACTCCCGACCGGCACGCACAGCCGACGACGAACTACCGACCGCTCCTCGAGGCCCTCGACACCCACACCACCAACCTCCTCGAGACGGTCACCACCGACGACGACCTCGAGCGGGACACCCGCCGAGCGGCCAAACGCCACTGCCGCGAGCTGCGGGCGGAACTCGGGTATCTGCGACGCCACCTTCCCGAGGCGGACGAGTGGAGCGGCCCGTCACAAACTGGCGCGACCACGG belongs to Natronorubrum aibiense and includes:
- a CDS encoding DUF7342 family protein is translated as MGSGSSCKSPLIENPFTEDSIEARLYETIARMQSPSTVSEIAVRTDCEPQTVREYLKSFVSLGVVIEHRDTPPTYERNDAYFDWDTVKTLAREHSLAELEEHIQTLFEQIQLYQERYDAESPDDVTDATADSVKEDMTEWMVVRAELRRYEQARQIRLSKSDDCA
- a CDS encoding winged-helix domain-containing protein, yielding MSLKDGLILEFLEEHDLELPAKPLYRNLNRHGHEIGYSTVRQRLRELEKYGLIEKVDDAGYYQVSSKGQAYLEGKLELSDLEQGS
- a CDS encoding HNH endonuclease, producing MTAHNQSNTTTDCKTCPHCGNEFSGEKGLRIHMAATHDEETIETVRCNWCGSPIEVREWKTDQNHYCTRSCGVAWTTYLKIGDRHPNYIDGASRGREFHWVAMAVRSRDGECVRCGRERSSKDGRALHVHHIVPEKEAEDPHDPQNLLSVCGGCHRTLEKLAPKEQLRECDIDSLEQLRLRGEAAEWVSKYREQIEVFASAPDPWPGMFAEAQKHLSKRSE
- a CDS encoding PRC-barrel domain-containing protein, which produces MDDLLVSDLQNKSVVGIDGTEVGIVHNITMHVKSGTLNHLVVDPQGHFSSQSTGFETTDDNRLLVPINCIQVIKEHIIVSD
- a CDS encoding type IV pilin — its product is MALEISLLTVCGCVKIQIQTMDLTKYRSKLIGSDDERAVSPVIGVILMVAITVILAAVIAAFVLDLGDSMGDTTPTLSGETTTNSDWDATDTSEESLFHVSHQTGDSFSAEDMRVVLRGEDGEQLASFDTDSDWADVSDNSHLSSSDTVWVEVDGQSANDINSEEFGGGTTVTVGVGASNADSSDVVQGDGSGNLDGVEHGEMTVQIIHTPTDTTVVDHTNEIPDNS
- the aglF gene encoding UTP--glucose-1-phosphate uridylyltransferase AglF, producing MKAVVLAAGEGTRLRPLTEDKPKGMVEVDGKPILTHCLDQLVDLGADEFVLVVGYLKEVIIDHYGDEYEGVPITYCHQREQKGLAHALLTVEEHIDDDFMLILGDNIFQANLEDVVRRQAEERADAAFLVEEVPWDEASRYGVCDTNKYGEITDVVEKPEEPPSNLVMTGFYTFTPAIFNACHLVQPSNRGEYEISEAIDLLIQSGRTIDAIGLDGWRIDVGYPEDRDEAERRLQASDGKLPKQ
- a CDS encoding flippase, whose amino-acid sequence is MSSDKSSLRVVTNGAVIFFLGKGVSNATQFLLQLLLTRTVGAASFGVYSYAMTILSVVGVFARLGVTESIMRFVPEFEDDKKAQGRYVTIAFCTSIVGSLLASLILFHQADNISAYTLDNPVFADVLRIFAILLPFQVLTQAIYNTFRAFEDAKYQIFIRDVLVPILNILSIGIALFLGATIIGASAAVAFAGLLAAVISLVLLAQKINIDINVNTDRNEIYTYYNFSVPLTLTAAGSLLYTNVDRLMVGYFLGDVEVGIYAISIGLATATGLALTGINQLFPPIASKLHTQGERKELNNVFQTVTRWSFTICLLPAVLLYVYRFEVLALFGPEFTAGSLVLSLFVVAQVTRSAVGPSGYMLMMSGHQYVVLFNRWFLGVSNVVANYILIIRYGFIGAAIASALTLAVVNLFRLIEIWLLEGYNPYTPKVIKPIAAGLVAYSLSMLVRTGLSSNGLSGIVLIIFGCVIGAIVYTAIIFSLGIDNKDRKIYNELKG
- a CDS encoding sulfatase-like hydrolase/transferase: MGQPNVLLVVLDSVRAKNTSLHNYPIKTTPNIDAFAEKATYYEQARAPGIHSIASHASIFSGYEVEEHKLFEHEAKLDDDASIWPELVEDYNYSTGLFTPNVVVSEASNLADHFQYTAGPKRLTHPETGLTLRDFEGEVSTKEFIKEAIRHEKPIRSLTNGLSYKLRNYNSQSHNPEAEQAEVYLSEFFNWNDRQDGPWAACINLMDAHYPYVAQPEFRLYDDKKLRSLLDYFEGAMSQQVLSDGSWWALATLEYLYDECIRQVDAAVKSLINELKRRNQYDNTLIVVTSDHGEAFGEYSQVSPSVRLCDHSWGIHEVQTHVPLVVKHPNQTEGKQIQKPASLVEFPNVIRQTLTNKETPSFVPESESVLSSTYRVPESDGLLPSNVEKSNYIGPWRAVYKECESGIVKQATHGDDGATIHINTAQESCVESRTYPTEVDEIFSTLTDARVNIGSKQTDSDVEEHLEALGYMR